The Glycine soja cultivar W05 chromosome 8, ASM419377v2, whole genome shotgun sequence genome has a window encoding:
- the LOC114421404 gene encoding potassium transporter 7-like produces the protein MANPKTKSHHSLGGEDDLDSTESRWVFQEDEEDPSEIEDFDAADLRHQAMFDSDDEDNAEQRLVRTGPRIDSFDVEALEVPGAHRNDYEDVSVGKGIVLAFQTLGVVFGDVGTSPLYTFSVMFRKAPINGNEDILGALSLVLYTLILIPLVKYVLVVLWANDDGEGGTFALYSLICRNAKVSLLPNQLRSDARISGFRLKVPSAELERSLKIKERLETSVTLKKILLLFVLAGISMVMANGVVTPAMSVLSSLNGLKVGVDAIKQDEVVMISVACLVILFSVQKYGTSKVGLAVGPALFIWFCSLAGIGIYNLVKYDSSVLRAFNPIHIYYFFARNPTKAWYSLGGCLLCATGSEAMFADLCYFSVRSVQLTFVFLVLPCLLLGYLGQAAYLMENHADAGNAFYSSVPSGAFWPTFLVANIAALIASRAMTTATFSCIKQSAALGCFPRLKIIHTSRKFMGQIYIPVINWFLLAVSLVLVCSISSIDEIGNAYGIAELGVMMMTTILVTLVMLLIWQIHIIVVLSFAVVFLGLELTFFSSVLWSVTDGSWIILVFAVIMFFIMFVWNYGSKLKYETEVKQKLSMDLMQELGCNLGTIRAPGIGLLYNELVKGIPGIFGHFLTTLPAIHSMIIFVSIKYVPVPMVPQSERFLFRRVCQRSYHIFRCIARYGYKDVRKENHQTFEQLLMESLEKFIRREAQERSLESEGDDDTDSEDEYSGSRVLIAPNGSVYSLGVPLLADFNDTTIPIPNFEASTSEETNLESPKPAVVDAEQSLERELSFIRKAKESGVVYLLGHGDIRARKDSWFIKKLIINYFYAFLRKNCRRGITNLSVPHSHLMQVGMTYMV, from the exons ATGGCAAACCCTAAAACGAAAAGTCACCATTCGCTAGGCGGCGAGGACGATCTCGACTCGACCGAATCGCGGTGGGTCTTCCAGGAGGACGAGGAGGATCCCTCCGAGATCGAGGATTTCGACGCCGCCGATTTGCGCCACCAGGCCATGTTTGATTCCGACGACGAGGACAATGCTGAACAGAGACTCGTCCGCACCGGTCCCCGTATCGATTCCTTCGACGTCGAAGCCCTCGAGGTTCCCGGCGCTCACAGAAACGACTACGAG GATGTTAGTGTGGGAAAAGGAATTGTCTTAGCTTTTCAAACTCTCGGTGTTGTGTTTGGCGATGTTGGAACAAGTCCTTTGTATACCTTCAGTGTTATGTTTAGGAAGGCTCCTATTAATGGAAATGAAGATATTCTCGGAGCCTTGTCGCTTGTTTTGTACACTTTAATCCTGATTCCGTTAGTGAAGTACGTCCTTGTTGTTCTGTGGGCCAATGATGACGGGGAAG GTGGTACGTTTGCATTGTACTCGTTGATTTGTCGAAATGCTAAGGTGAGTCTTCTTCCCAATCAGTTGCGATCGGATGCCCGAATATCAGGCTTTAGGCTAAAGGTGCCATCTGCCGAGCTTGAAAGGTCTTTAAAAATCAAGGAAAGACTAGAGACTTCAGTGACTCTGAAGAAGATTCTACTTTTATTTGTTCTTGCTGGTATTTCCATGGTGATGGCTAACGGGGTTGTTACACCAGCAATGTCAG TACTATCATCTCTTAATGGTTTGAAAGTTGGGGTAGATGCAATTAAGCAAG ATGAAGTGGTGATGATTTCTGTTGCCTGCCTTGTCATTTTGTTCAGTGTACAGAAGTATGGAACAAGTAAAGTGGGGCTTGCTGTAGGACCTGCTTTGTTTATATGGTTTTGTTCTCTTGCGGGCATTGGTATATACAACCTTGTCAAATATGACAGCAGTGTCTTGAGGGCATTTAATCctattcatatatattatttctttgCAAGGAATCCAACCAAGGCATGGTATTCTCTTGGGGGCTGTCTTCTGTGTGCAACTG GCTCTGAGGCTATGTTTGCAGATCTTTGCTATTTCTCTGTACGATCAGTTCAG CTTACATTTGTATTTCTTGTTTTACCGTGCCTACTGTTGGGTTATTTGGGTCAAGCTGCATACCTTATGGAAAACCATGCTGATGCTGGTAATGCCTTTTATTCTTCTGTTCCAA GTGGTGCATTCTGGCCAACTTTCCTCGTTGCTAACATTGCTGCATTAATTGCAAGTCGGGCTATGACAACAGCCACATTTTCTTGTATAAAACAGTCAGCTGCACTTGGTTGTTTCCCTCgtcttaaaataattcatacCTCTCGGAAATTCATGGGCCAGATCTATATTCCTGTCATAAACTGGTTTCTCTTGGCTGTTTCTTTGGTGCTTGTCTGTTCTATATCCAGCATTGATGAGATTGGAAATGCATATG GCATTGCTGAGCTGGGGGTGATGATGATGACCACTATTTTAGTAACTCTTGTTATGCTTCTTATATGGCAGATACACATCATTGTAGTGCTGAGTTTTGCGGTAGTCTTCCTGGGATTGGAGTTGACTTTCTTTTCATCAGTTTTGTGGAGTGTAACAGATGGAAGTTGGATTATATTGGTCTTTGctgtaataatgttttttataatgtttgtATGGAATTATGGGAGCAAGCTCAAGTATGAAACTGAAGTAAAGCAAAAGCTGTCAATGGATTTGATGCAAGAATTAGGCTGCAATCTTGGGACAATACGAGCTCCTGGGATTGGTTTGCTCTATAATGAGTTGGTAAAAGGAATTCCAGGCATTTTTGGGCATTTTCTAACCACACTTCCAGCAATACACTCTATGATCATATTTGTGAGTATTAAGTATGTTCCAGTTCCCATGGTGCCTCAAAGTGAAAGGTTCCTTTTTCGGCGAGTTTGCCAGAGAAGCTATCATATATTTCGCTGTATTGCCAG GTATGGTTACAAAGATGTTCGCAAAGAAAATCACCAAACTTTTGAGCAGCTGCTGATGGAGAGCCTAGAGAAGTTTATACGTCGTGAGGCTCAAGAGAGGTCGCTTGAGAGTGAAGGGGATGATGATACTGACTCTGAGGATGAGTACTCTGGTTCTAGGGTTCTCATAGCTCCCAATGGGAGTGTTTATTCACTTGGTGTTCCTCTTCTGGCTGATTTTAATGATACAACCATACCCATACCCAATTTTGAAGCAAGCACATCGGAGGAGACAAACCTTGAATCTCCTAAGCCCGCAGTGGTTGATGCTGAGCAGAGTCTTGAAAGAGAGCTATCTTTTATACGCAAGGCTAAAGAATCTGGAGTTGTTTATCTTCTTGGTCACGGAGATATAAGAGCAAGAAAAGACTCATGGTTTATCAAGAAGCtaattataaactatttttatgcCTTTCTGAGAAAGAATTGCCGAAGGGGGATCACAAATTTAAGTGTACCCCATTCACATTTGATGCAGGTTGGCATGACCTACATGGTTTGA